The genomic segment TAAAGGTTTTTTAAAATGACTAAAGCAGATATCGTAAACGAGATTTCCAAGAACACGGGAATAGAAAAGGTAACTGTCCAGAAAACTGTAGAAGCTTTCATGGAGACAGTGAAAGACTCACTAAGTAAAGACAAAAATGTATACCTAAGAGGATTTGGAAGTTTCATCGTGAAGAAAAGGGCCAAGAAAACTGCCCGTAATATTTCCAAGAACACGACCATTATTATTCCTGAACACTCCATTCCTGCTTTCAAGCCAGCCAAAACTTTCGTTAGCAAGGTAAAAACCAATGTAAAGTAAAAAAATCCTGAGATGCCAAGCGGAAAAAAAAGAAAAAGACATAAGATGGCTACCCACAAACGTAAGAAGCGTTTGAGGAAAAACAGGCACAAGAAGAGGAAATAGATACGTAACCTCCTTAATGAACTAAACCTAAAGCATCCGGACAGGGCTTTAGGTTTATTTCTGTTTTATAATCAGCTTAATCTTCATAAATGCAGATATTGTGAGCAGTGAATTGGTAATCAACTCTACGAATGAGAGGGTTTCGATTGCTCTACTTGAAGATGGTAAGCTCGTTGAATTAAATGAATCATCGCTTAAGCAGCGCTTTTCGGTAGGAGACATCTACCTGGCCAGGGTAAAGAAGATCATGCCCGGGTTAAATGCTGCATTTATTGATGTGGGTTACGAGAAGGATGCTTTTCTTCACTACCTTGATCTGGGCCCACAATTCAGTTCCCTGAACAAATACCTGGGACAGGTCCTTGACAAGAAGGGACGGCCTATCCCCATCAGTAAATTCAAGCGTCTTCCTGATATTAACAAACACGGGAAGATCAACGAGATTCTCAAGCAGGGGCAATATATCCTTGTACAAATCGCCAAAGAACCCATTTCAACAAAGGGTCCGAGGCTGACTTCCGAAATTTCCATTGCGGGAAGGAACATCGTTTTGATGCCCTTCTCCGATAAAATTTCAATCTCTTCCAAAATCTCCTCCCAGGAGGAGAAAGACCGGCTTAAAAATCTCCTGCAGGCCATCCGGCCGCAGAACTTCGGTATCATCGTGCGTACCGTGGCTGAGGGAAAAAAAGTGGCCGAGCTGGATAATGAATTGCGTAACCTGGTGAAAAAGTGGGAACAGTCGTTCGACCACCTCACCACCAAAGGGATCCCACGCCTGGTTATCAGTGAACTGAGCCGTGAATCGGCGGTAGTCCGCGATCACCTGAACCGAAATTTCGACGGCATCCATATCAGTAACGAAAAGGTGTACGGCGAAATAAAAGACTATATCCGGGAGGTGGCTCCCGAAAAAGAGAAGATCGTCAAGTTATATACGGACAAGGAACCGATCTTCGACAAGCTTGGGGTGCTGAAGCAGATCAAAGCGGCATTTGGAAAAACAGTCTCATTTAAGCAGGGGGCCTACCTGATCATTGAGCATACCGAGGCTCTTCATGTCATTGATGTGAACAGCGGGAACCGTTCCCGTTCATCCAGCGACCAGGAAACCAACGCCGTGGAGGTAAACCTCTCAGCGGCAGATGAAGTAGCCCGCCAGCTCAGGCTGAGGGATATGGGTGGCATTATTGTGGTCGATTTTATCGATATGCACCGGCAGGAGAACAAGCAGAAACTTTTCGACAGGATGAAGGAGGCCATGTCGGCCGATAAGACCAAACACAACATCCTTCCCCTGAGTAAATTCGGCCTGATGCAGATCACCCGTCAGCGTGTGCGCCCGGAGATGCATATCGAAACCGCCGAAAACTGTCCGACCTGCGCGGGAAGCGGAAAAGCTCAACCGCCCATTCTCTTTCCGGAACTGGTCAAGAACGAGCTTTCCCTGCTGATCACCGAGAACCAGAGTAAGAAACTGGATGTGGCCCTGCATCCCTTTGTGGCCACCTACCTGACCAAAGGCTTTAACTCGGAGGAGCGCAAGTGGCGTAAGGAGCTGAAATGCAAGATCAAGATCAACGCGTTGGAATCGCTCCATTTTCTGGAGTACAGGATCTACAACGAACAGGGTGAAGAACTGCGCCGGAAACGGCACTAAGCAGTAAACATTTCGCTTTGAGAATTGTTTAGCATTGGTGATAATAACTAAAGAATTCATGAAGATCAGAACGATACTAACGGGCGTGGCTGTCCTGATGGCCACTTCCGTTTTTGCACAGGTGGAGGATCCGGTAAAATGGACCTTTACCATTCAGAATGTAAACGGGCAGGAGGCCGAACTGGTCTTTTCTGCCGATATCGATCATCCCTGGCACCTCTATTCTGCCCATCTTCCCCCCGGAGGGCCCATCCCCACCAAACCCTGGTACGATGAATCGGACTCCTACAGCCTGGTGGACGATATTATGGAGGTAAGCAAGCCCAAAGTCAAATTTGACGAGGGCTTTCAGATGGAGGTGGGTACCATTGAGAAAAAAGCCGAATTCAGGCAGAAAGTAAAATTTGAAGGTACTGGCACCCGGACCGTAAGCGGCGAGATCGAATACCAGGTGTGCGACGACGAGGTATGTCTGCCTCCGATGTCTGTGCCCTTTACCTTTGAGGTGAACATCGGTGGTGAAGCCGTGGAAGCAGCTGCTGAGGCCCCCGGAGAGCTCGCTGCATCAGAGAGCGGTGAGGACGGCCCGGCGGAAACCCCGGGAGCCGGGACTCCCGGAGAGGACGGCCCGGAGATAAGCTTTGGAGCTGCGGCCGGTGAAGAGGATGGTACTGCCGTGGCAGGGGTTCCCGCCCTGGAAGATGAGCGCTCGCTCTGGCGCTTCTTCTGGCTGGCCTTCGGACTGGGGCTGCTGGCTCTGCTGACCCCCTGTGTCTTCCCCATGATCCCCATGACTGTCAGTTTCTTTATGCAGGGCAGTGCAAGCAAGGCCCGCGGGATTTTCCGGGGACTGGTTTTCGGACTCTCCATTACGGCCATCTACACCCTGCTGGGAGTCATCGTCAGCATTTCCAACGTGGGCCCCAATGCAGCCAATGCGCTGAGCACCCACTGGATTCCCAACCTGATCTTCTTTGCCCTTTTTATTGTATTTGCCTTCTCTTTCTTTGGCATGTTCGAGCTGGTGCTGCCTTCCAGCTGGTCCAACAAGGCCGACAGCCAGGTGGATAAAGGCGGACTGGGGGGAGTCTTCTTCCTGGCCGTGACCACCGTTCTGGTCTCCTTCTCCTGCACCGGTCCCATCGTGGGTGCGCTGCTGGTCGAAGCGGCCGGGGGACTGGCCCTGAAGCCCATCCTGGGAATGTTTGGCTTTGGACTGGCCTTTGCCATTCCCTTCACTCTTTTTGCCATCTTCCCTTCCTGGCTGAAGGGACTGCCCAGGTCGGGTGGCTGGCTCAACGCCGTCAAGGTGGTGCTTGGCTTTATAGTACTGGCTTTCAGTATGAAGTTCCTGATGGCCCTGGATCCCACCAATAAGATACTGACCCGCGAGCTATACCTGGCCGTCTGGATCGTACTCTTCTTTCTGCTGGGTTTGTACCTGCTGGGAAAGATCAAATTTGCCCACGACAGCGACCTGCCGCATGTTTCCGTGCCCCGCCTCCTGCTGAGCGTGGCTTCCTTCACCTTTGTGGTTTACCTCTTCCTGGGACTTTTTGGTTACGAGCTGAAAACCATTTCGCCCCTTCTGCCGGCCAAGTCGCCCAATGGGATCGATCTGACACAGCGGGCGGTCTACAGCGGGACTCCCCTGGCAGCAGCCGATCAGCAGGAAGAGTGCACCCCGGTCAGGCATGCCGGTCTGTTTCATATGCCTTTCGGCCTGACAGGCTTTTACAGCCTGGAAGAAGGACTGGCCTGTGCCAGGGTAAGCGGAAAGCGGGTCCTGATCGATTTCAAGGGTCATTTTTGCTCCAACTGCAAGAGGATGGAAGCGGCTGTATGGTCCGACCCGGAAGTGCTCAGCACCCTGCGGAACGACTTTGTGATCGTGGCTCTCTATACCGACGACCGCACCCGGCTCCCCGAATCGGAGTGGTACACCTCGGAGGTGGACGGGAAGGTTAAAAAAACCATCGGACAGCAGAATATCGACTTTGAAATAGCCAACTTCCGCACCAATACCATCCCGCTCTATGTGATTATGGATGCCGATGGCGAGGTATTGGGCGAGCCCAAAGGCACCGACCTGGATGTGGCGAGCTATCTGAGCTGGCTGAAGGGCACAGGCTGATCCGGATACACAAAAACTGATCCTCATGGAAACGGGCGACTATAAATTACTGATCGTGGACGATGAGGAGGATCTTTGCGAAATTCTCCAGTTCAACCTGGAAGGAGAGGGTTTCCAGGTGGAAGTGGCCTATTCGGCCAGGGAGGCTCTGAAGAAAGATATGGAATCCTTCCATCTTATTCTGCTGGATGTGATGATGGGGGAGATGTCGGGCTTCAAGCTGGCCAAGTTGCTCCGGAAGGAGCGCGGGCTGTCCGTTCCCATCATATTTATTACCGCCAAAGCCGCCGAGGATGAGTTACTGACCGGTTTCAGCCTGGGAGCCGACGACTATATTACAAAACCCTTTTCCATCAAGGAGCTGATTGTCCGGGTAAAAGCCGTCCTGAAGAGGACTTCCCGGGAAAAGCCCGGGGGAAAGTCGTCCGTCACGGTAGATGACCTGGTTCTGAATCTGAAGAAGCGAAAACTAAAGATCAAAAAAGAGGAGATTGAGCTCACCCGGAAGGAGTTTGAAATACTCACCATGCTGGTGAAAGCCGAAGGCCATATTCATTCCAGGGAGGAGATCCTGGAGCGTGTATGGGACGAAGACGTGGTGGTCAGCAAGCGGACCGTGGATGTACATATCACCCACCTGCGGAAAAAAATGGGAAGCTACGGGAAATACATCAAGAACAAACAGGGCTATGGCTATGCCTTTGAAAAAGATTAGTTCCATGAGTTTCAGGCAGCGTTTATTTCTTTCTTTTTCAGCCATTTTTACAGTTTTTACCCTCCTTGTCCTGGTTTTCCAGTACGAGCGCGAGAAGAATTTCAAGAAACTGCAGCTGGAAAGCACCCTGGATAATATCACGGAGATTGCTCATAAATATTTGGAAAACAAAGCGATTACCCGCTCGGGCCAGTATATGCTCATGGACTCTATTCTGGAAATCCTTCCGGCCCGGAACATCCGCCTGACCATGACCGACCGGGGGGGTACCGTGTTGTACGACAGCGAGGTTCCGGATTACAGCTCCATGGAAAACCATTTGAGCCGGACTGAGTTTCAGGAGGCACTGGAATCCGGTTCGGGCGGAAATATCAGAAAATCGACCACCACCGGGAAAAGTTACTACTATTATGCGAAACGTTACCCGGAATACTATATCAGAACCGCAACCCTCTATGATGTGGGGATCAGGGACCTGCTGAATGTGGAGAGTCTGTTCATTTTCTACCTGGCCCTGCTCTTCCTGGCGACCTCCATTGTCCTGTTCTATATGACCCGGAGGTTTTCGGAGACCATTAATAAACTTAAGGATTTTACGATCCGCCTGCGCGGCGGCGAGGAGATCAATGAATCGTTCCAGTTTCCCAAAGATGAACTGGGGATCATTAGCACCCAGATCACATCCTTATACAAGGATTTTAATGATGCACGGAAGAAGCTGGTGATCGAGAAGAACAAATTGTACAGCCATCTGAGCGTCCTAAACGAAGGGATTGCGTTTTTCTCCCCGCAGAAGGAAAAAGTGCTGGCCAACAACCATTTTATACAGAACCTGAACCTGCTGTCGGAAAAGTCGGCCCTTACCGCCGAAAAAATATTCAAGATCCGGGAGTTAAGACCGGTGATAAAGTTTATCGACCGGCACCTGGAGGAATCCAGTATGCTCCAGGAGGACGAGCTTCCACATATGGACATGGATCTGCAAAAGGGCAACCGCTACTTCAATGTGAAGTGCTTCTTTTTCCAGGATAAAAGCTTTGAGATCGTCATCCTGGATACGACCAAACTGGAGAAGCGAAAGCTGATCAAGCAGCAGATGACCTCCAATATTGCCCATGAACTGAAAACGCCTGTGGCCACGGTGATGGGATATCTGGAGAGCATCCAGCATGAAAGCATCACACCTGAAAAGAAAGATTACTTCGTGGAGAAGGCTCATGCCCAGGCTCAGCGCCTCTCGGAACTGATCGATGATCTCTCCACCCTCAACCGGATTGAGGAAGCAGGCGAGTATTATGAGTTAAATCCCGTATCCATAACGCAGGTGGTGGAGGAGGTCCGGGAACAGCTGAGAATGAAACTGGACCAACACCATATCCAGGTACATCTGGATCTTCCCGGGAAACTGGAAATCGAAGGAAACAGATCCCTGCTGTTCTCCATCTTCTATAACCTCTTCGATAACGCGATCAAATACGGGGGCGATCACATCCAGATCTTTCTTTCCAGCTACCTGGAAGATAAAAAGAACTACTACTTCTCCTTTGCCAACACAGGTAAGGGTATCGATGACATCCACCTGAACCGCATCTTTGAAAGGTTTTACAGGATCGACGACGGACGTTCCAGGAAGACCGGCGGGACCGGCCTGGGCCTGGCCATCGTGAAGAACGCCATCCAGCTGCATAACGGCGAGATCTCCGCCAGGAATTACAGGGACGGGGGACTGGAGTTCCTCTTCTCCCTGGAAAAGTAGCGTGGCGGCCCCCGGACAGTTTAGTTTGATCCCCGGAATGTTCATCCAGTCTCCGTACTGTTTTGTTTGGTCCCCGGACAGTTTGGTTTGATCCCCGGACAGTTTGGTTTGGTCTCCGGACAGTTTAGTTTGGTCTCCGGACAGTTTAGTTTGATCCCCTGACTGTTTAGTTTGATCCCCTGACTGTTTAGTTTGATCCCCTGACTGTTTAGTTTGATCCCCTGACTGTTTAGTTTGGTCCCCGGCTTGTTCAGGATTTTGTGAACGGGAGGATCGCATCGGTTTCTTGGAGGGTTTAAAGAGGGTTGGGGGGGTCGTTTCCCAAAATTTGGAGCGAACAAGGCTGTTACATTTTGTGATTATGTTGCATTTCTTATTTTCTTAACCTTTCACGGAGAGTCTTGTAACAGTCACAAATACAATGAGATATAAAACATCAGGCCTGAAATGGCAGATAAATGGGAAGTAATAGTATTAACAGGATATAACCTGGTTGTTACCACCAAAAAACCGGAAAATGAATACCCCCTTTCTTTCCTTCGGGCAGATGTCTGAATTGTTCAACGTGGAGCATGATTGGCTTTTTGAGAAGTTCCTGGGAAAGTTGAATTCGCACAGGCATTTAATACTCACTGCGGATCAGCACTGGGGGATACAGCAATATGTAGAAGAACTGGGATTCCAGCTGGAAGAAAAGCACCGGGATATCCAAATCTGTTATATAGATGTGAGACTGGCTCAGACATCTGCATCCTTTCTCGACCTCTTCCAGACCATGCTCCGTCAAAAATTCCAAGAGGTGGTACAAGTGGAAGAAGTCCCCTCTGGCAGTGTGGCATCGCTCAGGCTGCCCTCTGTCATAGCCCGAAAAAAAAGAATTCGTGTGGGGGTCTTCCTGTCCAATGTCCATTTGTTTCACCGCTTCAGGGATGCAGATTCCTTCCTGAGAATATTCAGACGATATTCCATAAATCAAAAGAATTGCATTTTCTGCCTCTATGGTATTAATACGGTTCATTTCAGGAAACTGGTCCACGCTCCCGGCCCCCTTTCCGGCCTGGGCCAGCTTTTTGAGTTAAGGCACGATCCTGCAAAACACCGGTCTGCCGGCATTAGAAAGCTTTTCCACGAAAACAATAAAAGGATGGGCTATCAAATTTCGATCCTGATGTCCTACATCGTAGACAACCATCCATTCTATCTGAAGCTTTTTGCCTGGCATGTATTGATCAGGACCCGGAACCAGTGTACAATGAAGATCATGGACGTGGCATTGAATGATCTTCTCCTTCATTTTGAGCCTCAATTCCTAAAGACCGTGGAAAAACTAACACCCAGGCAGTTAAATTATTTGCATGCCCTGGTGAAGGAAGGTTCTAAACTCTGTTCTCAGAAAACCATGAAGGCTTACCAGCTTGGATCGTCCGGTCATGTCTCCCGGATTAAACAAAGCCTGGAAAGCAAGGAAATCATTGACACAGGCGGCCATACCACTGTTTTTGCGGATCCTCTTTTCAGAGAATGGCTTAAAAACCGCTATTTCAAATCCGGCTCGCTGCTGCATCCCGGCTCGCTGCATCATCGCCGGAGGACCCCGGTGATCTCCCCCATGTAGAAGCGGTGAAAATCCCCGGCAGCGTAGTGTTTTCGGGCAATCTCCGGAACCAGGAAGTTTTCGGCTTTCAGGTCATCCACGTAGAGTTTGCGGCACTCCATCACCAGCCGGGCCTCCCGGAAGAAGACATTCCCGCTTTCCGTAGCCACGGGAGTCAGTCCGGTCTCGGCGGCCTTATCATGGTCGCGGCCCGAGCGGGAACCGCAGAACTGCAGGGCCTTACGGTATTCCTCGGTAAAAAAGCTCAGGGTGAAGTAGCTGTATTTCTCGGCAAATTCGAAGGTGTAGCGTTGGGGGCGTATCCACCCGATGGCCACCGGCAGGTTCCACATGATGCCCATATGGCCCCAGCTGGCGGTCATGGTGTTGTAGTCCTCCGGGGTGCCGGCGGTAATCAGCATCCAGTCCTTATCCAGCAGTTTGAATACGTTGTCGGTGATCTCTGTGGGTTTGATGGCTGAAAAATCTTGCATGAATTTGTCTGTTTTTCCTGGAAGGGATTTGGTTTTATTCATTTTTTAATATACCGGAACACAAAGCTGTAGAGCAGCAGGATCACGGTCAGCAGGACCGCAATGCGTCCCAGGTAGTCGCCGTGCTTTACATAGAAGGTCAGCCGGTCGTTTTTGTTGAGGGTGCCGCGAAGGCCCGAGCGCTCCCACCATCCGATGCGGGCCAGTTCCACGCCCCGCTGGTCGATCAGCGAGCTGATGCCGGTATTGGCACTGCGGGCTACGCTGCGGCGGGTTTCGATGGCCCTCAGGCGGGCATAGCTGTTGTGCTGGCGGTGGCCCGGAGTGTTTTTCCACCAGCCGTCGTTGGTAATAATAAAGAGGAAATGGGCGCCCGCCTCACTCACGTAGTCGGTCACATATTCGCCAAATACCGACTCCCAGCAAATGACCGGGGCCACCCGGGTACCGTCCCGGGGGGAGGCAAAGGTCTCCCGGAACTCCTGGGTGCCATTGCCCCGCATGGTCCCTCCCAGCTCCACCACCAGATTCTCCAGGAAACTTAGCAGCTCCTTGTGAGGCATTTTTTCGACCCCGGTGACCAGCATGGACTTGTGATACACGGGAATCTCCCCGCTGGCATCCAGCTGGAAGGCCGAGTTAAAATAGTCCCAGCGGTCGGGCCCCTGGCGGTAGGGCCGGCTGGTGGAGGTGAATTCCGAGGGCTCCTTGTAAAGCTTGTAGGTGCTGGCCCCGATCACCAGCTTGGCTTTCGGATAATCTTTCAGGAAAGCCTGCAGCTTCCGGACCTCGGGATGCTGGTCGATCAGTGATAACCACAGGCCCGGACTGTTAATAAAGGTCTCCGGGCCAATGATATATTCGGTCTCCGCGGTCACCAGCGAATCGGCAATTTGCAGCAGGAATTCGGTTTGCTGCTCCTGCGGAATGGCCCCGAACTTCTCAAAGGGATCAATATTGGGTTGCAGCACCACCATCTCGTAGGGGTCCTCCATCTCCTCGTAACTCAGGAAACGAACCAGGGAGATAAGCATGGGGATGACCAGCAGTCCCAGTACCCAGCCGATCCGGGTTCGGTTGGCCGCTATCGAGGCTTTGACTCCCGAAGAGCCTCTGGTACCCAAAGTGCGTTTGGCCAGCCAGCCCTTCACCAGTTTAAAGAAAAAAACATTCATCAACAGCACCCAGAGCGATCCTCCCAGGGCCCCGGTCCACTCGTACCACTGGATCAGAACTACGTCATTGGCAAATCCGTTCCCCAGCACCAGCCAGGGAAAGTTGACCTGGGCCCTCAAATACAGAAATTCGAAGGCCAGCCAGAAGACCACAAAGGCGGCATAGCCCAGCCGGTCGCCCAGCTTTCTGCGCACCCGGTGAAACAGCAGGAAGGTCAGCGTCATGTAACCGCCATTGACGATCACCGAGGCCACGATACCGGTCCAGGTGGCCCAGTAGACCCACCAGGTGGTCAGGATCACAAACAGCCCAAAGGCGAGCATGGCATATCCCGTGACCGAGCCTTTGCGGTCTTTCCGGGCGTGCTTTGCCTTCCGTTTTGCGATCTCCTCCTCCACAAAGAGCAGCGGCACAAAGCCCACCATCAGATAAAAACCGGTCCCCCAGCGAAAGAAGGGAAAGGAGAGCAGGAGGGCCGACAGCAGGGCCAGCAGGAGCAAACGGGAACGTTTCATGAAATGGGCTGCTTTAATAGATTCATGCGTAAAGATAAACTTTCTCTATCTTTGTAACACATTCTGGGTGTATGCCGGGGGCGAATCTTAGGCTTCAGCAATAAATCCCGGGCTCCGGCGATAAACCCTTGGCACCAACTTTATATTAAAACTACGAGATTGAAACTGGTCGAAACAGACGAATTTATTAAAGCCGCGCGTCTGAAAAGAGGGATGGGAGGCGCAAGTGCCGCAAAGGTGCTGATGACTGTGCTGCGTATTAACAAGCTGAACAAGCTTTATGAGGAGATCAGTCACCTCAGGGGCATGGACTTCATCGATGCACTCATCGACAGGTTGAAACTGGACTATGAGATCAGCGGGGAGGAGCTGGCCAAGTTTCCCAAAACCGGGGCCTTTATCACCGTTTCCAACCATCCCTTCGGGGGGATCGACGGGATGCTGCTGGTGAAGGTCCT from the Bacteroidales bacterium genome contains:
- a CDS encoding cytochrome c biogenesis protein CcdA, which encodes MKIRTILTGVAVLMATSVFAQVEDPVKWTFTIQNVNGQEAELVFSADIDHPWHLYSAHLPPGGPIPTKPWYDESDSYSLVDDIMEVSKPKVKFDEGFQMEVGTIEKKAEFRQKVKFEGTGTRTVSGEIEYQVCDDEVCLPPMSVPFTFEVNIGGEAVEAAAEAPGELAASESGEDGPAETPGAGTPGEDGPEISFGAAAGEEDGTAVAGVPALEDERSLWRFFWLAFGLGLLALLTPCVFPMIPMTVSFFMQGSASKARGIFRGLVFGLSITAIYTLLGVIVSISNVGPNAANALSTHWIPNLIFFALFIVFAFSFFGMFELVLPSSWSNKADSQVDKGGLGGVFFLAVTTVLVSFSCTGPIVGALLVEAAGGLALKPILGMFGFGLAFAIPFTLFAIFPSWLKGLPRSGGWLNAVKVVLGFIVLAFSMKFLMALDPTNKILTRELYLAVWIVLFFLLGLYLLGKIKFAHDSDLPHVSVPRLLLSVASFTFVVYLFLGLFGYELKTISPLLPAKSPNGIDLTQRAVYSGTPLAAADQQEECTPVRHAGLFHMPFGLTGFYSLEEGLACARVSGKRVLIDFKGHFCSNCKRMEAAVWSDPEVLSTLRNDFVIVALYTDDRTRLPESEWYTSEVDGKVKKTIGQQNIDFEIANFRTNTIPLYVIMDADGEVLGEPKGTDLDVASYLSWLKGTG
- the lnt gene encoding apolipoprotein N-acyltransferase — its product is MKRSRLLLLALLSALLLSFPFFRWGTGFYLMVGFVPLLFVEEEIAKRKAKHARKDRKGSVTGYAMLAFGLFVILTTWWVYWATWTGIVASVIVNGGYMTLTFLLFHRVRRKLGDRLGYAAFVVFWLAFEFLYLRAQVNFPWLVLGNGFANDVVLIQWYEWTGALGGSLWVLLMNVFFFKLVKGWLAKRTLGTRGSSGVKASIAANRTRIGWVLGLLVIPMLISLVRFLSYEEMEDPYEMVVLQPNIDPFEKFGAIPQEQQTEFLLQIADSLVTAETEYIIGPETFINSPGLWLSLIDQHPEVRKLQAFLKDYPKAKLVIGASTYKLYKEPSEFTSTSRPYRQGPDRWDYFNSAFQLDASGEIPVYHKSMLVTGVEKMPHKELLSFLENLVVELGGTMRGNGTQEFRETFASPRDGTRVAPVICWESVFGEYVTDYVSEAGAHFLFIITNDGWWKNTPGHRQHNSYARLRAIETRRSVARSANTGISSLIDQRGVELARIGWWERSGLRGTLNKNDRLTFYVKHGDYLGRIAVLLTVILLLYSFVFRYIKK
- a CDS encoding response regulator transcription factor; the encoded protein is METGDYKLLIVDDEEDLCEILQFNLEGEGFQVEVAYSAREALKKDMESFHLILLDVMMGEMSGFKLAKLLRKERGLSVPIIFITAKAAEDELLTGFSLGADDYITKPFSIKELIVRVKAVLKRTSREKPGGKSSVTVDDLVLNLKKRKLKIKKEEIELTRKEFEILTMLVKAEGHIHSREEILERVWDEDVVVSKRTVDVHITHLRKKMGSYGKYIKNKQGYGYAFEKD
- a CDS encoding Rne/Rng family ribonuclease; translated protein: MSSELVINSTNERVSIALLEDGKLVELNESSLKQRFSVGDIYLARVKKIMPGLNAAFIDVGYEKDAFLHYLDLGPQFSSLNKYLGQVLDKKGRPIPISKFKRLPDINKHGKINEILKQGQYILVQIAKEPISTKGPRLTSEISIAGRNIVLMPFSDKISISSKISSQEEKDRLKNLLQAIRPQNFGIIVRTVAEGKKVAELDNELRNLVKKWEQSFDHLTTKGIPRLVISELSRESAVVRDHLNRNFDGIHISNEKVYGEIKDYIREVAPEKEKIVKLYTDKEPIFDKLGVLKQIKAAFGKTVSFKQGAYLIIEHTEALHVIDVNSGNRSRSSSDQETNAVEVNLSAADEVARQLRLRDMGGIIVVDFIDMHRQENKQKLFDRMKEAMSADKTKHNILPLSKFGLMQITRQRVRPEMHIETAENCPTCAGSGKAQPPILFPELVKNELSLLITENQSKKLDVALHPFVATYLTKGFNSEERKWRKELKCKIKINALESLHFLEYRIYNEQGEELRRKRH
- a CDS encoding ATP-binding protein — protein: MSFRQRLFLSFSAIFTVFTLLVLVFQYEREKNFKKLQLESTLDNITEIAHKYLENKAITRSGQYMLMDSILEILPARNIRLTMTDRGGTVLYDSEVPDYSSMENHLSRTEFQEALESGSGGNIRKSTTTGKSYYYYAKRYPEYYIRTATLYDVGIRDLLNVESLFIFYLALLFLATSIVLFYMTRRFSETINKLKDFTIRLRGGEEINESFQFPKDELGIISTQITSLYKDFNDARKKLVIEKNKLYSHLSVLNEGIAFFSPQKEKVLANNHFIQNLNLLSEKSALTAEKIFKIRELRPVIKFIDRHLEESSMLQEDELPHMDMDLQKGNRYFNVKCFFFQDKSFEIVILDTTKLEKRKLIKQQMTSNIAHELKTPVATVMGYLESIQHESITPEKKDYFVEKAHAQAQRLSELIDDLSTLNRIEEAGEYYELNPVSITQVVEEVREQLRMKLDQHHIQVHLDLPGKLEIEGNRSLLFSIFYNLFDNAIKYGGDHIQIFLSSYLEDKKNYYFSFANTGKGIDDIHLNRIFERFYRIDDGRSRKTGGTGLGLAIVKNAIQLHNGEISARNYRDGGLEFLFSLEK
- a CDS encoding integration host factor subunit beta, encoding MTKADIVNEISKNTGIEKVTVQKTVEAFMETVKDSLSKDKNVYLRGFGSFIVKKRAKKTARNISKNTTIIIPEHSIPAFKPAKTFVSKVKTNVK
- a CDS encoding flavin reductase — translated: MQDFSAIKPTEITDNVFKLLDKDWMLITAGTPEDYNTMTASWGHMGIMWNLPVAIGWIRPQRYTFEFAEKYSYFTLSFFTEEYRKALQFCGSRSGRDHDKAAETGLTPVATESGNVFFREARLVMECRKLYVDDLKAENFLVPEIARKHYAAGDFHRFYMGEITGVLRR